Proteins from one Toxotes jaculatrix isolate fToxJac2 chromosome 13, fToxJac2.pri, whole genome shotgun sequence genomic window:
- the LOC121192077 gene encoding cilia- and flagella-associated protein 69-like, translating into MDSGKVVHRRKPEIPLIRPRAADRSQHIQEVSAKSIELSKVIRLLEDPLTANLKERHLFVLKKLLKRSQIGFLLKELTGIAKILNICAEKVKDHPEYVPILCEALKICGLPFLKEKASDELNYAQDVIQFLSHMGCLMRVSDAEVRQQIVESVKSFYSHVAPKQLLDGLQPTSPGYRLQLLELSDLAQTLLLSMATLENQPEIKLQLLQTLQILSGSSDMNCALMLTARGAETICLHMNEPDPSGQVLFLSSEILWNLLERGSKDEVTAQLSSMECVVSLKEAFFHQLTNGFRYEDLQLRNDLLVITTLIAENPNSLLIESLFAKQLMVFVTFPELKSHNPLVRNFKLSYNNEDLKMKKLLLNLLVLMSKDFAALQLYKEEQVMLALLTLMKPPAALSERRSGVRHWSSVQQEELQLQALATLAAIAPLMLDEYMSCQGNACLLLLLDWCIGKDAYFGQGHSFHGTGGRGSKKAQMRHCIRVLRSVTSSGEESVNQDLCDQGTINQLLGILMQMEVSPDEEDVVTLEIKSDIQLILSALCETDMHRKELFGSEGVEMVVHFLKKGSDKFYSGLGHNKLVLSTVDCVWSCVVGCYTTEDYFLAKEGVFLLLSLLISSPRCVHGTVLATLVELCDNPNTLSHILSWRDDVGQTAPRLLLQLWRQEEEDLGVGRNPHGGITDPRRPILSHDHQEETQLSFPANMPSAAVMEISENLRSKIYSIFCKLGFQDLPGLAAKDYVTLSIVRRYLDFKVSEVWNEISRELSLEGVRPISPDEETLSTICKISEDTARKVTAEQNNILEQEEKENISEEELMYTEIKSHWKQQELTAKSWDSYVSKTSNYEILKEVKAQRNKCVESSRPKPKHEDAAVHPPEHFIGQVIAVESTDTQGPAGVKLTLARAPIKAAGQDKEEPTTQDPEYFSTAVSVKD; encoded by the exons ATGGATTCAGGCAAAGTTGTGCACAGAAGAAAACCGGAGATTCCCTTAATAAGACCgagagcagcagacaggagCCAACATATTCAGGAG GTCAGTGCCAAAAGTATTGAACTCAGTAAGGTGATTCGTCTTCTTGAAGATCCTTTGACA GCAAACTTGAAGGAGAGGCACCTTTTTGTCCTGAAGAAACTACTGAAGAGAAGCCAAATTGGCTTT ctgttgAAGGAACTGACCGGCATAGCCAAAATACTCAACATCTGTGCTGAGAAAGTGAAGGATCACCCTGAGTATGTGCCCATTTTGTGTGAGGCACTTAAAATTTGTGG GCTTCCCTTCCTGAAGGAGAAAGCATCTGATGAGCTGAACTACGCTCAGGACGTCATACAGTTCCTCTCCCACATGG GGTGTCTGATGAGGGTGTCAGATGCTGAAGTGAGACAGCAGATAGTTGAATCTGTGAAATCATTCTACAGCCATGTGGCTCCTAAGCAGCTGCTCGACG GGCTCCAGCCGACCTCTCCAGGCTACAGGCTGCAGTTGCTGGAGCTCAGTGACCTGGCTCAGACGCTGCTCCTCTCCATGGCCACTCTGGAGAACCAGCCAGAAATCAAGCTGCAGCTCCTACAGACCCTTCAGATCCTTTCCGGCTCCTCTG ATATGAACTGTGCTTTAATGCTGACCGCACGGGGAGCAGAGACGATCTGTCTTCACATGAATGAACCAGACCCGTCCGGTCAGGTCCTGTTCCTCTCCTCTGAAATCCTCTGGAACCTGCTGGAGAGAGGCAGCAAGGACGAGGTCACTgctcagctcagcagcatgGAGTGTGTTGT ATCTCTGAAAGAAGCATTTTTTCACCAGCTGACGAACGGCTTCCGATACGAAGACCTGCAACTCAGAAATGATCTGCTTGTGATCACAACTCTAATTGCTGAAAATCCCAACTCTCTGCTCATT GAGAGTTTATTTGCCAAACAGCTGATGGTTTTCGTCACATTTCCAGAGC TGAAATCTCACAACCCTCTGGTCCGAAACTTCAAGCTAAGCTACAACAATGAAgatctgaaaatgaagaagTTATTGCTGAATCTGCTGGTTTTAATGTCAAAGGATTTTGCTGCCCTGCAG CTTTACAAAGAAGAACAAGTTATGTTGGCTCTGCTGACTCTCATGAAGCCGCCTGCTGCCTTGTCTGAGCGTCGGTCAGGTGTGCGTCACTGGTCCTCCGTCCAGCAGGAGGAGCTCCAGCTGCAGGCACTGGCCACCCTCGCTGCCATTGCTCCGCTTATGTTGGACGAATACATGTCATGTCAGGGAAACGCgtgcctgctgctcctgctggaCTGGTGCATCGGGAAAG ATGCTTACTTTGGTCAGGGTCACAGTTTCCACGGCACTGGAGGCAGAGGCAGTAAGAAGGCTCAAATGCGGCACTGCATCAGAGTACTCAGATCTGTGACATCTTCGGGTGAAGAGTCCGTCAACCAGGACCTTTGTGACCAAGGAACCATCAACCAGCTTCTGG gGATTTTGATGCAGATGGAAGTGAGTCCTGATGAGGAGGATGTAGTCACACTGGAGATAAAGTCAGACATTCAGCTCATACTGTCAGCGCTGTGTGAGACCGACATGCACAGAAAG GAACTGTTTGGGTCGGAGGGAGTTGAGATGGTAGTTCATTTCTTGAAGAAAGGCTCTGACAAGTTCTACAGTGGTCTGGGACACAACAAGCTCGTCCTCTCCACAGTCGACTGTGTCTG GTCCTGTGTTGTTGGCTGCTACACTACAGAAGATTACTTTTTGGCTAAAGAAGGGGTGTTTCTTCTGCTCAGCTTGCTCATT tcGAGCCCCAGATGTGTGCACGGCACTGTTCTCGCCACACTGGTGGAATTATGTGACAACCCCAATACTTTGTCTCACATCCTGAGCTGGAGGGATGATGTTGGTCAGACAGCTCCcagactcctgctgcagctgtggaggcaggaggaggaggacctgGGCGTGGGCCGAAACCCACACGGAGGGATTACAG ATCCCCGGAGGCCCATCCTCAGCCATGACCATCAGGAGGAAACCCAGCTGTCATTTCCTGCTAACATGCCGAGTGCAGCAGTGATGGAGATATCAGAGAACCTGCGGTCAAAGATTTACTCCATCTTCTGCAAACTTG GTTTTCAGGACCTTCCTGGACTGGCAGCAAAAGATTATGTGACTTTGAGCATCGTCAGGAGATATCTGGACTTTAAG GTCAGCGAGGTGTGGAACGAGATCAGCAGGGAACTGAGTTTGGAAGGTGTGAGGCCGATCAGCCCTGACGAGGAGACTCTGAGCACCATCTGTAAGATTTCAGAGGACACTGCGAGGAAGGTcacagcagaacaaaacaacatcctggagcaggaggagaaagagaacatCAGCGAAGAGGAGCTCATGTACACAGAG ATAAAGTCTCACTGGAAGCAACAGGAGCTCACAGCAAAGTCATGGGACAGTTATGTTTCCAAAACTTCAAACTATGAAATCCTGAag GAAGTaaaagcacagaggaataaaTGTGTGGAATCATCCAGACCCAAACCAAAGCATGAGGATGCCGCAGTTCATCCTCCAGAG CATTTCATCGGGCAGGTCATAGCAGTAGAGAGCACAGACACTCAGGGTCCTGCAGGAGTGAAGCTGACTCTGGCCAGAGCTCCAATCAAGGCTGCAGGTCAGGACAAAGAGGAACCAACAACACAAGACCCGGAGTACTTCAGCACCGCTGTGTCTGTCAAAGACTGA